Within the Streptomyces sp. NBC_00353 genome, the region GGCCTGGAGCTGGGTGAAGATGCGCTGCCAGGTGCCGTTGCGCTGCCAGCGACGGAAGAGGTCATACGCCCGGCCCCACGGCCCGTACCTTGGGCAAGTCCCGCCACGGGATGCCGGTGCGGACCCGGAAGCGTATGCCGTCGATCAGCTGCCGCCGGGTCCATGTCGGTGGCCGGCCGGGCTTCTTGCCCTTCGGCAACAGCGGCTCCAGCGCGGCCCATTGCTCGTCTGTCAGATCTCCACGCGCCACGAACCAAGATCATCTCACGAACAAGATCCACTTTCGATACACGCCCTAGTAGGGCTTGGTCAGCTTCACTCGTGGGTGGCGTGTCTGTCTGTTGGTGAGTGTCGTTGAGGTGGTGTGACACCTGAAGAGATGGCCGGGGTCCGGGAGGACCTGGAGGCATTCACGACGGAGATGTTCGACGGGTTCTTCCGTGCGGATCAGCGGCGGTGGGGGCAGGTGTATGTGCGTGGGCTGCTGCTGGAGGGTCGGCGCAAGTCGGTGGAGCCGATGGCGGCGCGTCTGGGCGAGGACGGTAACCGGCAGGCACTGGCCCACTTCGTGACTACCAGCCCGTGGGATCCAGCCCATGTGCGGGCCCGGCTGGCCTGGAGGATGCACGACGTCATCGGCGCGGAGGCGCTGATCGTCGACGACACCGGCTTTTTGAAGGACGGGGACGCCTCGGCGTGTGTGTCCCGGCAGTACACCGGCACCGCGGGCAAGGTCACCAACTGCCAGGTCGGGGTGTCGTTGCACCTGGCCCGCAATCATGCCTCGGCCGCGGTGAACTGGCGGCTGTTCCTGCCCGCTTCCTGGGATCCGGCCTCGCCGGAGGCGGATGCGGACAAGGTCGCCCGCCGCAGTCGCTGCGGCATCCCCGCCCAGGCGGGGCATGTGGAGAAGTGGCAGTTGGCCCTGGACATGATCGACGAGGCCCGGTCGTGGGGCATCGACATTCCCCTGGTCGTCGCGGACGCCGGATACGGTGATGCCGCCGCCTTCCGTCTGGGCTTGGAGGACCGCAACCTGCCTTATG harbors:
- a CDS encoding transposase, producing MARGDLTDEQWAALEPLLPKGKKPGRPPTWTRRQLIDGIRFRVRTGIPWRDLPKVRAVGPGV
- a CDS encoding IS701 family transposase, producing MAGVREDLEAFTTEMFDGFFRADQRRWGQVYVRGLLLEGRRKSVEPMAARLGEDGNRQALAHFVTTSPWDPAHVRARLAWRMHDVIGAEALIVDDTGFLKDGDASACVSRQYTGTAGKVTNCQVGVSLHLARNHASAAVNWRLFLPASWDPASPEADADKVARRSRCGIPAQAGHVEKWQLALDMIDEARSWGIDIPLVVADAGYGDAAAFRLGLEDRNLPYAVGISSRHTAHRAGARPVQPAYAGTGRPPKMQYPEPAQTMKNLVIAAGRAAARPVSWRAGSRPGQGRSGFKRMHSRFVALRVRPAGRGVRTAGDGPELPERWLLAEWPATEPEPVQFWLSNLPSGMPLATLVRLAKLRWRIEHDYREMKQALGLAHFEGRTWNGWHHHVTLVSAAHAFCTLQRLAHHPKDTAQV